A genome region from Caloranaerobacter ferrireducens includes the following:
- the aroA gene encoding 3-phosphoshikimate 1-carboxyvinyltransferase — MIIKGGNLSIKGEVKVPGDKSISHRAIMIGSIAEGKTVIHNFLMGEDCLSTVECFRKLGVNIHISDGEVVVEGVGLHGLKESKDILYVGNSGTTIRLISGILAGQNFSVAITGDESIQKRPMDRIINPLRMMGANISGLSDKFPPLRIEPTESLNGIEYKQPIPSAQVKSCILLAGLYANNDTKILQPSISRDHTERMLKYFGANIITNNNEVYLKPGNKLMGKEVYVPGDISSAAFLIVGALILKGSKILIRDVGLNETRSGILDVLIKMGGKIKILNVRNVNNEPIGDVLVEYSELKGIEIKGNMIPRLIDEIPIIAVAATQAKGTTIIKNAEELKVKESNRIKAIVNELKKMGANIEELDDGMIINGPSKLKPANLSTYNDHRIAMSLSIAALSADGDSNLQETESINISFPDFFETLKSIIIQDK, encoded by the coding sequence ATGATTATAAAAGGTGGTAATTTATCAATTAAAGGAGAAGTAAAAGTTCCTGGAGATAAGTCAATTTCTCATAGGGCGATTATGATAGGTTCTATTGCAGAGGGCAAGACAGTAATACATAACTTTTTAATGGGAGAAGACTGTCTTTCAACAGTAGAATGTTTTAGAAAATTAGGGGTAAATATACATATTTCTGATGGAGAAGTTGTTGTAGAAGGCGTAGGCTTACATGGTCTTAAAGAATCAAAAGACATCTTATATGTAGGAAATTCAGGAACTACAATAAGATTAATTAGTGGTATTTTAGCAGGTCAAAATTTTTCAGTGGCTATTACAGGTGATGAATCAATACAAAAAAGACCTATGGATAGGATAATTAATCCTTTAAGGATGATGGGAGCAAATATTTCTGGTTTATCAGATAAATTTCCTCCTTTAAGAATTGAGCCGACAGAAAGTCTAAATGGAATTGAGTATAAACAACCAATACCTAGTGCACAAGTTAAATCTTGCATCCTCTTAGCAGGATTATATGCTAATAACGATACAAAGATTTTGCAACCAAGTATATCTAGAGACCATACAGAAAGAATGCTTAAATATTTTGGAGCTAATATAATAACAAATAATAATGAAGTATATTTAAAGCCTGGGAATAAACTTATGGGAAAAGAGGTTTATGTTCCAGGAGATATTTCATCAGCAGCTTTTTTAATAGTTGGAGCCTTAATATTAAAAGGATCTAAAATATTAATAAGAGATGTAGGATTAAACGAAACCAGATCAGGTATATTAGATGTCCTAATTAAAATGGGAGGAAAAATAAAAATATTAAATGTAAGAAATGTAAATAATGAGCCAATAGGAGATGTTTTAGTTGAATATTCAGAATTAAAAGGTATAGAAATAAAAGGAAATATGATACCTAGATTAATTGACGAAATTCCTATTATTGCAGTAGCTGCTACTCAAGCTAAAGGTACGACAATTATTAAAAATGCAGAAGAGCTGAAAGTTAAAGAAAGCAATAGAATTAAAGCAATAGTAAATGAGCTAAAAAAAATGGGGGCTAATATTGAAGAATTAGATGATGGTATGATAATAAACGGACCTTCTAAATTAAAACCAGCAAATCTTAGTACGTACAATGACCATAGGATAGCTATGTCGTTAAGTATTGCAGCTTTAAGTGCAGATGGAGATTCAAATCTACAAGAAACAGAGAGTATAAACATTTCTTTTCCAGATTTTTTTGAAACACTTAAATCTATAATAATACAAGATAAATAA
- the pduL gene encoding phosphate propanoyltransferase, translating to MKKELPIALSNRHVHLSKEHIEKLFGEGYELTKMKDLSQPGQFAAEEKIDIVGPKGTLKGVRVLGPARGATQVEISLTDGFKLGVVPPVRNSGDLAGSPGAKLVGPKGEVELKEGIIAAARHIHMHTDDAEAFGVKDKDIVKVRVGGQRGLVFENVLVRVSPKYALEMHVDVDEGNAAGVKNGDMVELIK from the coding sequence ATGAAAAAAGAATTACCTATAGCTTTGTCAAACAGACATGTTCACTTAAGCAAAGAGCATATTGAAAAGCTGTTTGGAGAAGGATACGAATTAACTAAAATGAAAGATTTATCACAACCTGGACAATTCGCAGCAGAAGAAAAAATAGATATCGTAGGACCAAAAGGTACTTTAAAAGGAGTTAGAGTATTAGGACCTGCAAGAGGAGCTACTCAAGTTGAAATTTCACTTACTGATGGATTTAAGTTAGGAGTAGTGCCACCAGTTAGAAATTCAGGAGATTTAGCAGGAAGTCCAGGAGCAAAGCTAGTTGGACCTAAAGGTGAAGTAGAGTTAAAAGAAGGAATAATTGCTGCAGCAAGACATATACATATGCATACAGATGATGCAGAAGCTTTTGGAGTTAAGGATAAAGATATAGTAAAAGTAAGAGTAGGTGGACAAAGAGGATTAGTATTTGAAAACGTACTAGTTAGAGTGAGTCCTAAGTATGCTCTTGAAATGCATGTTGATGTTGATGAAGGAAATGCAGCAGGAGTTAAGAATGGAGATATGGTTGAATTAATAAAATAA
- the deoC gene encoding deoxyribose-phosphate aldolase, which translates to MKNIASMIDHTILKPDTTKDKVKKVCEEARKYGFASVCVNPYYVKYVKELLEGSEVKVTSVIGFPLGSNIKEVKAFEASQAIKDGADELDMVINIGALKDKEYDVVREDIKAVVDAAKGKAIVKVIIETCLLTEEEKVMACKLAKEAGADFVKTSTGFSTGGATVEDIRLMRETVGEEMGVKASGGVRDIETAKAMIEAGATRIGASSSVAIVEGTKVEGSGY; encoded by the coding sequence ATGAAAAACATAGCATCAATGATAGACCATACAATACTTAAGCCAGACACAACAAAGGACAAAGTAAAAAAAGTATGCGAAGAAGCAAGAAAATATGGTTTTGCTTCAGTATGTGTTAATCCATACTATGTAAAATATGTTAAAGAGCTTTTGGAAGGCAGCGAAGTTAAAGTAACATCAGTTATTGGTTTCCCTCTTGGAAGCAATATAAAAGAAGTAAAAGCATTTGAAGCTAGTCAAGCTATAAAAGATGGTGCAGACGAACTAGATATGGTTATTAATATAGGTGCACTTAAAGACAAAGAATATGATGTTGTTAGAGAAGATATAAAAGCTGTTGTAGATGCAGCTAAAGGAAAAGCTATAGTTAAAGTGATTATAGAAACATGTCTTCTAACTGAAGAAGAAAAAGTTATGGCTTGTAAATTAGCTAAGGAAGCTGGTGCAGATTTTGTTAAGACTTCAACTGGATTTAGCACAGGAGGTGCTACAGTAGAAGATATAAGACTTATGAGAGAGACTGTTGGAGAAGAAATGGGAGTTAAAGCTTCAGGTGGAGTTAGAGATATAGAAACAGCTAAAGCTATGATTGAAGCTGGAGCTACTAGAATTGGAGCAAGCTCATCTGTAGCTATAGTAGAAGGCACAAAGGTTGAAGGTAGTGGATATTAA